In the Pyrolobus fumarii 1A genome, one interval contains:
- a CDS encoding DUF4405 domain-containing protein, producing the protein MVNVYMTLRTVSVVLLAVFGLLTLISGMILATAPHGPGSGDATALGISKSDWNAIREIVAFIAAGAAVLHVYANQRALAFHFKRAVGVTPSAGRR; encoded by the coding sequence ATGGTCAACGTGTATATGACTCTACGTACCGTGAGCGTCGTCCTGCTGGCAGTCTTCGGGTTATTGACGCTAATCAGTGGTATGATACTCGCAACAGCGCCCCACGGCCCCGGAAGCGGCGATGCTACTGCACTGGGTATCAGTAAATCCGATTGGAATGCGATACGCGAGATAGTGGCGTTCATAGCAGCTGGTGCGGCCGTGCTGCACGTGTATGCAAATCAGCGTGCACTAGCGTTCCACTTTAAGCGTGCTGTAGGAGTGACGCCATCTGCCGGAAGGAGGTGA
- a CDS encoding metal-dependent hydrolase — translation MKLATHVAFSSSIAAALALLAGCPASCAWYAAWSSALVNIALDLLGHEVRGGRPRRTAFSHSFVGPLAFSTVFMTSALLAPPPEALAAIIAILVGSYSHLALDAVTEGGVYPYWPLSSKRWRLASLPYNHPTANKLAMLMGALALLTSLLVRGLPSL, via the coding sequence TTGAAGCTAGCTACGCATGTCGCCTTCTCGTCTAGCATAGCTGCCGCGCTAGCGCTGCTAGCGGGTTGCCCAGCGAGCTGCGCCTGGTATGCCGCGTGGTCCTCAGCGCTTGTCAACATAGCGCTTGATCTGCTTGGACACGAGGTACGGGGAGGGAGGCCTAGGCGCACAGCCTTTAGCCATAGCTTTGTGGGCCCCCTCGCGTTTTCAACAGTGTTTATGACGTCAGCCCTCCTAGCGCCGCCTCCTGAGGCTCTGGCAGCAATTATTGCGATACTTGTAGGCAGCTACTCACACCTAGCACTCGATGCTGTGACCGAGGGGGGAGTCTACCCCTACTGGCCACTCTCATCCAAGAGGTGGAGGCTAGCAAGCCTCCCCTACAACCACCCAACCGCAAACAAGCTAGCCATGCTAATGGGGGCACTCGCGCTGCTCACGAGCTTGCTCGTGAGAGGGTTGCCAAGCCTATAG
- a CDS encoding PhoH family protein, producing MRTWRGVEEMGALLEKLKPMSDGQKEMLEALTSDEYEIIGLFGPTGTGKSLFSVLTGLDAVLEGRYKRLIISRPVVDVVTGKELTAQELGPQYYEFVSAYLRDILGEFIEWKEVEKLIQEGKVMFADTHYLRGRTFDDAIIFLDDAQNVPPETSVEIMMRIGRNSKFIIAGDPVFQKPPHMEKDGATMIREVLLGEEKAKVVDLGFKDIVRPGARRGIRLLLELRMRNRPLNDVEKRIMESAKVHAPDADVITVVEFVEEKKRFEIKSEHVPDALIIVKEGYLGRLVGRGGERIEKIEEDTELRLRAVELTSDLRSSFINMIRAIHPTSWIYKHIEDVDFKGPELAIWVRSDEFGAFVGQRGFYVKFVDSVFKKLMGVGIRAFEVAEEEEEGRRRRRRR from the coding sequence ATGCGCACCTGGAGGGGTGTTGAAGAGATGGGTGCTCTGCTCGAGAAGCTAAAGCCGATGAGTGATGGTCAAAAGGAGATGCTAGAAGCGCTCACTAGCGACGAGTACGAGATTATAGGACTGTTCGGCCCGACCGGTACCGGTAAGAGCCTCTTCAGCGTACTAACAGGCCTCGATGCGGTACTCGAGGGCAGGTACAAGAGGCTCATTATCTCGAGGCCAGTTGTCGACGTGGTTACTGGCAAGGAGCTTACTGCGCAGGAGCTAGGCCCCCAGTACTACGAGTTCGTCTCCGCGTACCTACGTGACATTCTCGGCGAGTTCATCGAGTGGAAGGAGGTTGAGAAGCTAATCCAGGAGGGTAAGGTGATGTTCGCTGATACCCACTATCTCCGCGGCAGGACATTCGACGATGCCATAATCTTCCTCGACGATGCGCAGAACGTGCCGCCGGAGACCAGCGTAGAGATAATGATGAGGATCGGTAGAAACAGCAAGTTCATCATCGCGGGCGACCCGGTCTTCCAGAAGCCGCCGCACATGGAGAAGGACGGCGCCACTATGATCAGGGAGGTGCTGCTGGGCGAGGAGAAGGCCAAGGTGGTTGACCTAGGCTTCAAGGATATTGTGAGGCCCGGCGCTAGGAGAGGCATTAGGCTCCTCCTAGAGCTGCGTATGAGGAACAGGCCGTTGAACGACGTCGAGAAGAGGATAATGGAGTCGGCGAAGGTGCACGCCCCTGACGCCGACGTGATAACTGTGGTCGAGTTTGTCGAGGAGAAGAAGAGGTTTGAGATTAAGAGCGAGCATGTCCCAGACGCTCTTATAATCGTCAAGGAGGGCTACCTAGGTAGGCTAGTTGGCCGCGGCGGGGAGAGGATAGAGAAGATCGAGGAGGACACTGAGCTCAGGCTACGCGCCGTCGAGCTAACAAGCGATCTGCGCAGCAGCTTCATCAACATGATACGCGCTATACACCCAACCAGCTGGATCTACAAGCACATAGAGGATGTTGACTTCAAGGGACCCGAGCTAGCAATATGGGTACGTAGTGACGAGTTTGGAGCCTTCGTGGGTCAGCGCGGCTTCTACGTCAAGTTCGTAGACTCGGTATTCAAGAAGCTAATGGGAGTCGGCATCCGTGCCTTTGAGGTGGCTGAGGAGGAAGAGGAGGGTAGGAGGCGCAGGAGGCGCCGCTAA
- a CDS encoding anthranilate synthase component I family protein, which produces MGLQLGVGEPLEEWSGCGKRPLARIPEPRRLVAWAEKRYDYVALLESGEGFPERARYTLVAMGANRVYETDDILDGFNVLWKALRGRGCDALPCRSMLFGVVSYEAVAGVEPWLAPKLRRHTWPVVRVFEPEVLVVYDRLTGRAYVCPGDADLGEAEIGGFVQARGPVYETPREEFEAWVREAKRLIEEGEFFQIVLSRVERYEYNGSPLALYERLAGGNPSPYMFYLRMGDHWIVGTSPELLVKMSLGRAETHPIAGTRPRGKTPEEDVALEEEMLRDEKERAEHMMLVDLARNDLGRIAVPGTVRVTALMDVEKYSHVQHLVSRVEALVKPKTLYSDVLAATFPAGTVSGAPKTRAMEYIAVLEDEPRGPYAGAVGVYAERAGETAIVIRSVWSYEDGIVEARAGAGIVYDSVPEREYMETVHKIMAVRRALGVA; this is translated from the coding sequence ATGGGGTTACAGCTTGGCGTTGGCGAGCCTCTAGAAGAGTGGAGCGGGTGTGGCAAGAGGCCTTTGGCCAGGATACCAGAGCCGCGGAGACTCGTAGCCTGGGCCGAGAAGAGGTATGACTACGTGGCCCTGTTGGAGAGTGGCGAGGGGTTCCCGGAACGCGCCAGGTACACCCTCGTTGCCATGGGTGCGAATAGGGTCTATGAGACTGATGACATTCTTGACGGGTTTAATGTCCTCTGGAAGGCGCTCCGGGGGAGAGGTTGTGATGCGCTACCTTGTCGCAGCATGCTCTTCGGAGTAGTCTCATACGAGGCTGTTGCCGGTGTTGAGCCGTGGCTGGCGCCCAAACTGAGACGTCATACTTGGCCCGTAGTGAGAGTATTTGAGCCAGAGGTGCTTGTGGTGTACGATCGTCTCACTGGGAGGGCGTACGTTTGCCCGGGTGACGCGGATCTAGGCGAGGCTGAGATAGGGGGGTTCGTGCAGGCAAGGGGGCCCGTCTATGAGACGCCGCGGGAGGAGTTCGAGGCGTGGGTTAGGGAGGCGAAGAGGCTGATAGAAGAGGGGGAGTTCTTCCAGATAGTCCTCTCGCGTGTAGAGCGGTACGAGTATAATGGTTCGCCTCTCGCGCTTTACGAGAGGCTGGCGGGGGGTAACCCGAGCCCCTACATGTTCTACCTGAGGATGGGCGACCATTGGATAGTTGGGACTAGTCCCGAGCTCCTAGTCAAGATGAGCCTGGGGCGTGCCGAGACACACCCGATAGCGGGTACGAGGCCTCGTGGCAAGACGCCGGAGGAGGATGTGGCGTTGGAGGAGGAGATGTTGCGCGATGAAAAGGAGAGAGCCGAGCATATGATGCTCGTGGATCTCGCGAGGAATGATCTGGGTAGGATAGCTGTGCCGGGTACGGTTAGAGTAACAGCGCTTATGGACGTCGAGAAGTACAGTCATGTCCAACATCTTGTGAGCAGGGTGGAGGCCCTCGTAAAGCCCAAGACGCTCTACTCGGATGTGCTTGCTGCGACGTTCCCCGCGGGTACGGTCTCCGGTGCGCCAAAGACGAGGGCGATGGAGTATATCGCTGTGCTTGAGGATGAGCCTCGCGGCCCGTACGCTGGCGCTGTTGGCGTGTATGCTGAGAGGGCGGGAGAGACGGCTATAGTCATACGCAGCGTGTGGAGCTACGAGGACGGTATTGTCGAGGCTAGGGCGGGTGCAGGGATAGTCTATGATAGTGTCCCCGAGCGCGAGTACATGGAGACTGTTCACAAGATAATGGCTGTGAGGAGGGCTCTGGGGGTGGCGTAA
- a CDS encoding winged helix-turn-helix domain-containing protein produces MRRRYRSQAGIIHDILLVLSREGPINSTRLAQLANLPYDRLRELLDRLVAEGLVETVEEGDRKLYRITPQGLDALRKLQAAKEVLERLGYKF; encoded by the coding sequence TTGAGGAGGAGGTACCGCAGCCAGGCAGGCATAATCCACGACATACTCCTAGTCCTATCTAGAGAAGGTCCTATCAACTCTACTAGGTTGGCGCAGCTGGCTAATCTACCATACGATAGGCTTCGTGAGCTGCTTGATAGGCTTGTAGCGGAGGGCCTCGTGGAGACAGTTGAAGAGGGCGATAGGAAGCTGTACCGAATAACGCCTCAGGGGCTTGACGCGCTTAGGAAGCTTCAAGCTGCTAAGGAAGTTCTTGAGCGTCTCGGGTACAAGTTCTAG
- a CDS encoding phenylacetate--CoA ligase family protein, with product MVGTLRAATPLGYYQAIHEELRRQGFIRTDYPPRRDEILWNKRILTLPREELEKIKTQRLKQIVWWAWENSPFYRRFWKSKGFHPSMIKDWRDVVKIPVLTKKDLRKDQSSNPPYGSIMVPELSRYIHFVGATTGSTGMPTFQGWGRLELDYFEELQARYLWTFADVKPGTIYANYLNMSGFYSWGPPLVETAMWRCGATAIAGGGETFFTWKERHMLILKLWKVDVFATTPWLHRLIGEMAREEGWETPFRVLLLHGGAAAENTKKKLMEVHPNVEKVLSIWGTTDGHVAVEPPDAPGTLLIFEDVEIFDVIAPGSYEDKPTGEPAGEGERGELIATLLYHYTMPLIRYSLGDYVKNEFICEPTPEYGITHCRFAELIPGRVEWMFRVKGKLLFPIIVEDAINEIPDTTGAYNIIVYADEMDKLKIRIETKRKLPVDPQYDRLAREILARRLDLSPDDIEIEWVEPGKTVWKGYKLQVFLDQRKK from the coding sequence TTGGTCGGCACCCTTAGGGCTGCCACACCTCTAGGCTACTACCAGGCGATACACGAGGAGCTTCGCCGCCAGGGCTTCATTCGTACCGATTACCCGCCTCGCCGCGATGAGATACTCTGGAACAAGCGTATACTCACGCTTCCACGCGAGGAACTCGAGAAAATAAAGACGCAGAGGCTCAAGCAGATCGTATGGTGGGCTTGGGAGAACTCGCCGTTCTACCGCCGCTTCTGGAAGAGCAAGGGCTTCCACCCGAGCATGATCAAGGACTGGAGGGATGTCGTCAAGATACCAGTGCTCACGAAGAAGGATTTGAGGAAAGACCAGAGTAGCAATCCGCCCTACGGCAGCATAATGGTCCCAGAGCTATCCAGGTACATCCACTTCGTTGGTGCTACCACTGGCTCCACCGGCATGCCTACGTTCCAGGGTTGGGGTAGACTCGAGCTAGACTACTTCGAGGAGCTGCAGGCACGTTACCTCTGGACCTTTGCAGACGTCAAGCCAGGCACCATCTACGCCAACTACCTCAACATGAGCGGGTTCTACTCTTGGGGTCCGCCACTAGTAGAGACTGCCATGTGGAGGTGTGGTGCAACCGCCATCGCGGGTGGCGGCGAGACGTTCTTCACCTGGAAGGAGAGGCATATGCTAATACTCAAGCTATGGAAGGTTGACGTGTTCGCGACCACCCCATGGCTACACCGTCTCATCGGCGAAATGGCGCGTGAGGAGGGCTGGGAGACGCCGTTCCGTGTGCTCCTACTACACGGCGGCGCGGCCGCCGAGAACACGAAGAAGAAGCTAATGGAGGTCCACCCGAACGTCGAGAAGGTCCTCAGCATCTGGGGTACCACGGATGGCCACGTGGCTGTCGAGCCTCCAGATGCCCCAGGCACTCTCCTCATCTTCGAGGACGTAGAGATATTCGATGTCATTGCGCCTGGTAGCTACGAGGACAAGCCAACCGGCGAGCCAGCCGGCGAGGGTGAGCGCGGCGAGCTGATAGCAACCCTACTCTACCACTACACAATGCCACTCATCCGTTACAGCCTAGGCGACTATGTGAAGAACGAGTTCATCTGTGAGCCAACCCCCGAGTACGGCATCACACACTGCAGGTTTGCAGAGCTAATCCCAGGCCGCGTCGAGTGGATGTTCAGAGTGAAGGGCAAGCTGCTATTCCCGATAATCGTAGAAGACGCGATTAACGAGATACCAGACACCACCGGCGCCTACAACATCATAGTCTATGCGGACGAGATGGACAAGCTAAAGATACGCATCGAGACCAAGAGAAAGCTCCCAGTCGACCCACAGTACGACAGGCTAGCCCGCGAGATACTAGCCAGGAGGCTAGACCTAAGCCCCGACGACATCGAGATCGAGTGGGTAGAGCCGGGCAAGACCGTCTGGAAGGGCTACAAGCTACAAGTCTTCCTCGACCAGAGGAAGAAGTAA
- a CDS encoding sulfite exporter TauE/SafE family protein, with amino-acid sequence MEALVAILVGLLAGIVGSIAGLGGGAIMVPLLILAGVEPHHAVSASLFAVLGTSLGGIIHLHKEGLLDTRLAVTLATASVTGAVIGAYVAVNIPGRVIVAIVVLVLVASGIIALRGPRSAARQGSHAIPLAWAVLLVGGFVGALAGKGGGSFNMPVLIGIMGLDSRRAAATSKLMAGFNAATATLVYAMHGMLDLALAVPLVIGTYTGATIGSRLITRMKIEHHKLIVAVIYFVLAGAATVKLVG; translated from the coding sequence TTGGAGGCGCTAGTGGCCATACTAGTAGGCCTCCTCGCCGGCATAGTCGGGAGTATAGCCGGGCTAGGCGGCGGCGCGATAATGGTACCACTATTGATACTAGCTGGCGTTGAGCCCCACCACGCAGTATCGGCTAGCCTCTTCGCGGTACTCGGTACGAGCCTAGGAGGCATAATCCACCTGCACAAGGAGGGCCTCCTAGACACCAGGCTCGCCGTTACGCTAGCAACGGCTAGCGTTACGGGTGCAGTCATAGGTGCTTACGTAGCCGTCAACATACCCGGCCGTGTCATAGTAGCCATAGTTGTACTCGTGCTCGTTGCTTCGGGAATCATTGCGCTCAGGGGCCCTCGTAGCGCAGCAAGGCAAGGATCCCATGCAATCCCCTTGGCTTGGGCTGTGCTACTCGTCGGTGGTTTTGTCGGCGCGCTGGCTGGTAAGGGCGGCGGTAGCTTCAACATGCCGGTATTGATTGGGATAATGGGCCTCGACTCTAGACGTGCTGCAGCAACATCAAAGCTAATGGCGGGTTTCAACGCCGCTACGGCTACACTCGTGTATGCGATGCACGGCATGCTAGACCTTGCGCTAGCAGTGCCTCTAGTCATCGGTACATACACTGGTGCAACAATAGGCTCGAGGCTAATAACACGCATGAAAATAGAGCATCACAAGCTGATCGTGGCGGTGATATACTTTGTGCTAGCGGGCGCGGCAACGGTAAAACTCGTAGGGTAG
- the hisH gene encoding imidazole glycerol phosphate synthase subunit HisH — protein MSKRGLLVQPRVVVVDYGVGNRFSIIGGLRRAGATVTLSRRPEDIRNADGIVLPGVGSFPAAMRIMEEAGIVDLVVDAVKEGRPLLGICLGMQLLFEESVEWGGSRGLGLLPGRVVQLPTWRKPHMAWTRVWRVGDSKLLKSIDYGEYFYFAHSFYVDTRGEHVKGYAVHSGFRFPAVVEKHPVYGTQFHPEKSGHTGLKVLRNWFSVVEEAVRR, from the coding sequence ATGAGTAAGCGGGGTCTACTTGTGCAGCCGAGGGTAGTTGTGGTCGACTATGGTGTTGGTAACAGGTTCAGTATTATCGGAGGGCTTAGGCGTGCAGGTGCCACGGTAACACTGTCTAGGCGTCCAGAGGATATCAGGAATGCCGATGGTATAGTGTTGCCGGGCGTCGGGTCCTTCCCAGCAGCCATGAGGATCATGGAGGAGGCTGGTATAGTGGATCTTGTCGTTGACGCTGTAAAGGAAGGCAGGCCCCTTCTTGGCATCTGTCTCGGAATGCAGTTGTTGTTTGAGGAGAGTGTCGAGTGGGGCGGTTCTAGGGGTCTGGGGCTGCTACCTGGTAGGGTTGTGCAGCTCCCGACGTGGAGGAAGCCGCATATGGCGTGGACTCGTGTGTGGAGGGTTGGAGATTCCAAGCTTCTCAAGAGTATCGATTATGGAGAGTATTTCTACTTCGCTCATAGCTTCTATGTAGATACTCGTGGCGAGCATGTGAAGGGTTACGCTGTTCATTCCGGTTTTAGGTTCCCTGCTGTCGTGGAAAAGCACCCGGTTTATGGTACTCAGTTCCACCCTGAGAAGAGTGGGCATACGGGTCTCAAAGTTCTACGCAACTGGTTTAGTGTGGTGGAGGAGGCGGTGCGGCGTTGA
- the hisI gene encoding phosphoribosyl-AMP cyclohydrolase → MSREEVEAIASKLNYRHRDGTVVAVVQDARNGLVLMVGFMNRDAVVLTLTTGYVHFWSLSRRRIWMKGETSGHRLRVQSVYVDCDLDAILVKVVPEGPVCHTGHLTCFYRRIVDGNVWDYELGLKRGLERD, encoded by the coding sequence ATGAGTAGGGAGGAGGTTGAGGCGATAGCTTCGAAGCTGAATTATCGTCATCGGGATGGTACTGTAGTGGCGGTTGTTCAGGATGCTAGGAATGGTCTAGTGTTGATGGTTGGTTTCATGAATCGTGATGCGGTAGTCTTGACGTTAACAACGGGTTACGTCCATTTCTGGAGCTTGTCTAGGCGTAGGATATGGATGAAGGGCGAGACGAGTGGCCACCGGTTGAGGGTGCAGAGCGTCTATGTAGATTGTGACCTGGACGCCATCCTTGTGAAGGTTGTGCCGGAGGGGCCGGTGTGCCACACGGGGCATCTGACGTGCTTCTACCGGAGGATTGTTGATGGTAATGTGTGGGATTACGAGTTGGGATTGAAGAGGGGTCTTGAGCGTGACTAG
- a CDS encoding FumA C-terminus/TtdB family hydratase beta subunit produces MGNVYHIRLPASREDIEKLRVGDTVYLTGIIVTARDQAHRRILELVRRGEKLPIDLKGLAIYHCGPVVKREGSEWRVIAAGPTTSYRMGMLVAEVVKATGAAFVIGKGGLPSEAAKALAEAGGVYLAFPGGAGALAATRIKSVAGVYWLEELGVPEALWVFEVEEFGPMTVAVDVHGGNLYEDVRSRVSSNAAQAKRRLIESLAVLP; encoded by the coding sequence ATGGGTAACGTTTACCACATACGTCTTCCAGCCTCCCGCGAGGATATCGAGAAGCTGCGTGTAGGGGACACCGTCTACCTCACCGGTATAATCGTGACAGCGCGTGACCAGGCTCATCGTAGGATACTCGAGCTCGTGAGGCGTGGAGAAAAGCTGCCCATCGATCTCAAGGGGCTTGCTATATACCATTGTGGTCCTGTGGTGAAACGCGAGGGTAGCGAGTGGAGGGTTATCGCTGCGGGACCCACAACAAGCTACCGCATGGGTATGCTGGTAGCCGAGGTTGTGAAGGCTACTGGCGCTGCATTCGTGATAGGGAAGGGTGGGTTGCCAAGCGAGGCGGCCAAGGCTCTAGCAGAGGCGGGTGGCGTGTATCTAGCATTCCCGGGTGGAGCGGGAGCCCTGGCAGCCACTAGGATCAAGAGCGTCGCTGGGGTATACTGGCTAGAGGAGCTTGGCGTTCCAGAGGCGCTCTGGGTGTTCGAGGTTGAGGAGTTCGGCCCGATGACAGTAGCGGTTGACGTTCATGGCGGCAACCTGTACGAGGATGTTAGAAGCAGAGTGTCCAGTAACGCCGCGCAGGCGAAGAGGAGGCTCATAGAATCCCTAGCTGTTCTACCTTAA
- a CDS encoding PUA domain-containing protein, with protein MSAPCIEYDAGVIRELKRVARNDKALELLLSSLCEPPRRLYVRVNTMRADPGEVLDELREQGLRAYRDEHLEEAIWFPVEGPFRVPRVDKRVVVDKRTAESVLLGAHVYAPGVIDMEGVSKGDEVNIVAENGVVVAYGVAEMSWDEVREKRRGLAVRVVVSRFRAPSTRELSVWKRGLIYEQSLPAMWASRLLEPQPGEIVVDMCAAPGGKTGHLVELTRGKARIVAIDHSRSKIRRMVEELGRLGHLDLVHIEQADSRYLDLDYPMLRADRVLLDPPCTALGVIPKVYDRKTWRDVRNAAEYQWQFVKVAAKILKPGGRLVYSTCTLTVEENEAIVRRMEKLGLRLVELRAPRSSMGVDGLPVSRFLPSVQKMPGYFIAVLEKRG; from the coding sequence ATGAGCGCGCCATGCATCGAGTATGACGCGGGTGTCATACGCGAGCTTAAGAGGGTAGCGCGTAACGACAAGGCTCTCGAACTCCTCCTCTCGAGCCTTTGTGAGCCTCCACGTCGCTTATACGTGAGAGTAAACACGATGCGTGCTGATCCCGGGGAGGTGCTCGACGAGCTAAGGGAGCAGGGGCTACGAGCGTATCGCGATGAGCACCTCGAGGAGGCTATCTGGTTTCCTGTGGAGGGTCCATTCCGCGTTCCCCGTGTGGATAAGCGCGTGGTTGTCGACAAGAGGACTGCTGAGAGCGTCCTGCTAGGTGCTCACGTCTATGCACCCGGCGTCATAGATATGGAGGGCGTCTCTAAGGGTGATGAGGTGAACATTGTAGCAGAGAACGGGGTGGTTGTTGCGTATGGCGTGGCGGAGATGAGCTGGGATGAAGTGCGGGAGAAGCGTCGCGGCCTAGCGGTTAGGGTTGTCGTCTCGAGGTTCCGCGCGCCTAGCACCAGGGAGCTGAGCGTCTGGAAAAGAGGGCTGATATATGAGCAGAGCTTACCCGCTATGTGGGCCTCGAGGCTTCTCGAGCCTCAACCCGGCGAGATAGTGGTTGACATGTGCGCAGCGCCCGGGGGCAAGACGGGGCACCTTGTAGAGTTGACACGCGGTAAGGCGCGGATAGTAGCGATCGACCACTCTAGGTCGAAGATAAGGAGGATGGTTGAGGAGCTTGGGCGACTAGGGCATCTAGACCTGGTTCACATAGAGCAAGCTGATTCGAGGTACCTGGACCTAGACTACCCGATGCTTAGGGCGGATAGGGTGCTTCTCGACCCGCCGTGTACGGCGCTCGGCGTGATACCAAAGGTGTATGATAGGAAGACGTGGCGTGATGTTAGGAACGCGGCGGAGTATCAGTGGCAGTTTGTGAAGGTTGCAGCCAAGATATTGAAGCCGGGAGGCCGTCTAGTCTACTCGACGTGCACGCTCACAGTTGAGGAGAACGAGGCCATCGTGAGGAGGATGGAGAAGCTGGGGCTGCGTCTGGTCGAGCTGCGGGCGCCACGCTCCAGCATGGGTGTTGATGGTCTGCCGGTCTCGAGGTTCCTCCCCAGCGTTCAAAAGATGCCAGGCTATTTCATAGCCGTGCTTGAGAAGAGGGGGTAG
- a CDS encoding M20 family metallo-hydrolase: MLDKLLSRIESLRGYAVELYKKLVPLKAIPPDFGGKGELRRAEALQEELERLGLHVERYDARDDRAEGGVRPNLVVKLGSGRPRLWIISHLDTVPEGDASLWKYPPYQATVVGDRVYGRGVEDNLQAVVSSLLLLRALSEEQTEPPITLMVAFVSDEEAGSRYGVRYLLEKTGVFRSGDWVLVPDYCSSDGSRIEVAEKHILWFKVVIEGRQVHASMPHEGLNAHRLGMMFNLELDKTLHEKFSGFDEVFEPPVSTFEPTKKEANVANINTVPGRDVVYWDCRVLPRYDLDDVIETVKSMAYWFALRSNAKIDVEVVMKDAAGEPTSPSHPLVRYLSESIREDRGIEPRPVGIGGGTVARYFRKRGMPAVVWQTCDATAHQPNEYAKIDNAVADARVFARLIFKLGGQSG; this comes from the coding sequence TTGCTAGACAAGCTCCTCTCGCGTATTGAGTCGCTTCGTGGCTATGCAGTGGAGCTCTACAAGAAGCTTGTTCCCCTGAAGGCTATACCCCCTGATTTCGGTGGCAAGGGGGAGCTGCGTAGAGCCGAGGCGCTCCAAGAGGAGCTTGAGAGGCTAGGACTACACGTCGAAAGGTATGATGCGCGTGATGACCGCGCCGAGGGTGGCGTAAGGCCCAATCTAGTCGTTAAGCTGGGTAGTGGGAGGCCACGACTATGGATAATCTCGCATCTCGACACTGTACCCGAAGGAGATGCTAGCCTCTGGAAGTACCCTCCCTATCAGGCAACAGTTGTCGGTGACAGGGTTTACGGCAGGGGTGTTGAGGATAACCTGCAGGCTGTTGTCTCGTCGCTTCTACTCTTACGCGCGTTGAGCGAGGAGCAGACCGAGCCTCCCATAACGCTCATGGTGGCTTTCGTGTCTGACGAGGAGGCGGGTAGCAGGTATGGTGTGAGGTACCTGCTCGAGAAGACTGGTGTCTTCCGTAGCGGCGACTGGGTTCTTGTACCGGACTATTGTAGTAGCGATGGTTCCCGCATAGAGGTCGCCGAGAAACACATCCTATGGTTCAAGGTGGTTATTGAGGGTAGGCAGGTTCACGCCTCTATGCCTCACGAGGGGCTAAACGCACATAGACTGGGCATGATGTTCAACCTGGAGCTTGACAAGACACTCCACGAGAAGTTCTCTGGTTTCGACGAGGTCTTTGAGCCTCCGGTGTCGACCTTCGAGCCTACGAAGAAGGAGGCGAACGTGGCTAACATTAACACAGTTCCCGGTCGCGACGTGGTATACTGGGATTGCAGAGTGCTCCCACGCTACGACCTAGACGATGTGATCGAGACTGTCAAGAGCATGGCCTATTGGTTTGCGCTCCGCAGCAATGCAAAGATAGACGTAGAGGTGGTGATGAAGGACGCTGCTGGAGAGCCAACGTCACCGTCTCATCCGCTTGTCCGTTACCTCTCCGAGAGCATACGGGAGGATCGCGGCATAGAGCCTAGGCCCGTGGGTATAGGCGGGGGTACCGTAGCGAGATACTTCCGTAAGAGGGGTATGCCCGCAGTAGTATGGCAGACATGCGACGCGACCGCACACCAGCCGAACGAATACGCCAAGATCGATAACGCTGTGGCTGATGCAAGGGTATTCGCCAGACTTATCTTCAAACTTGGCGGGCAGAGCGGTTAG
- a CDS encoding anthranilate synthase component II — translation MADTLVLIIDNYDSFVYNLVNVLAELGARSIVVRNDEISVRGVERIDPDRIIISPGPGSPLKPRDVGVSIEIVRRLGWRIPILGVCLGHQVVGVAFGARIRRAKRIMHGKTDTVRHNGGKLYRGVPSEFTAMRYHSLVIDDVPSVLKVEARSVVDNEIMGVRHVEHPIHGVQFHPESIGTPYGPQILKNFLDDPW, via the coding sequence GTGGCCGACACCCTCGTACTGATAATAGACAACTATGATAGCTTCGTCTATAACCTCGTGAATGTCCTAGCCGAGCTTGGCGCTAGAAGCATCGTGGTTAGAAACGACGAGATTAGCGTGAGGGGCGTGGAGAGGATCGACCCCGACCGCATCATAATCTCGCCCGGGCCAGGCTCGCCCCTAAAGCCGCGCGACGTTGGCGTGTCGATAGAGATTGTGAGGAGACTAGGCTGGAGGATACCGATACTCGGCGTCTGCCTGGGCCACCAGGTTGTCGGGGTGGCGTTTGGCGCGAGGATTAGGAGAGCCAAGAGGATAATGCACGGAAAGACTGACACTGTGCGGCACAATGGTGGTAAGTTGTACCGGGGTGTGCCCAGCGAGTTCACCGCAATGAGATACCACAGTCTGGTGATCGATGATGTGCCTAGCGTGTTGAAAGTCGAGGCTAGGAGCGTCGTCGACAACGAAATAATGGGCGTGAGGCACGTGGAGCATCCGATACACGGGGTGCAGTTCCACCCGGAGAGTATCGGAACTCCATACGGGCCACAGATACTCAAGAACTTCCTTGATGACCCATGGTGA